A segment of the Candidatus Zixiibacteriota bacterium genome:
CCTTCCGCATCATCCTATTGGAGATTGGACCAACGCAAATATGACGATTTGTCATATCCAGAAATCGATTATAATCAGTTGGAAACGAATCTATTTGATACCACGAATGGCTGGAGGAATCCACCTGTTGAAACCGCAATTGATGTAGCGGATGGATGTGATACGAGGTTTTTATTATCGTTCGGGCCGTTTGATTTGCCTCCGGGAGATTCGGTGACGTTTGCCGTGGCTCTGGTGGCGGCCGATAACGTGCATGCCAATCCTGATGATTTTGCCAATTTTTACGAAATGTATGATCCAATTCCATTTGAAAAGAGTTTGGATTTTTCGGAATTGATTTTGCATCATCGCCGGGCGGAGCAAGTATATAAATCCGGTTTGAAGAAACCGACCCCGGGACCGCCACAGGGGATGAAGATTGTCGATTATGACGATGATTACGTTGATCTAACCTGGAATGCGAGCATAAGGCCAGATTTGGCCGGATACAATCTTTATTCTCGCGATAAAACCTATAATGGTGAATGGCAAAAATTCAATAGCTATTTAATGATGGATACTATCTGTCGATTTGACGTCCCATATTCAACAAATGAATACGATTGGGCGGTAAGTTTGAGCGACCGGCGTCATCGGGAATCGGGGTTGTCTCTGCCGGTGAGCTTGACTCCGGCTCGCCCTCATCCGGTAAAAGAATTCTCAATTTCCGTGATTGATGCTGTTCCGGTACTATCATGGACGCCTTCGGTTGATTCGGCCAATGTGGAATTTGTTGTTTATCGCGGAGAGCGTGGAGATTCGTTATATCCTTATGATTTGACCTCAGAACATTCATATAGAGATTACAATGTCGTATCCGGAGACAGATATTACTATTCGGTAGCGGTGAAAAACGAGCTCGGGTTGGAGTCGTTGTTAAGCGATATCTTATATGCAATTCCGATGGCGATGAACGAGGGAATATTATTGTGTGATTTTAATGGCTGGTCTCATTCTCAGACCGGTCCGTTCTACACTTCTTATCTGGAAACGCTTTATAATAACGCCTTATCCCGGCTGCCGTCGCGGATGGAAATGTACGACCGATTTTATCACACCATCAACGAATTCGCCGACTACAATATTCTTATATTTGATTCCGAATCGAGATGGAACCTGATTGATCCCAGGGCATTTGACGACCTGCGGACATATTTTGACGGCGGCGGCAAAGCGATTATTATTAGTTCGATTTTCAGATCTCCTTCGGATGAAACCATTACCTGGACATTCGATGATAATGACTTCTTCAAACAATACTTAAAACTTGACGGTCTTGTTACCAACGCTCTTGTATTCGATGGAGCGTATTTCTACGGGGATTTGATGGGATGTGCGTCGCTTCATTCGGATTATGAAGACATTTTGGCCGATACCGCCAAGCTGACGGCGTCGCAATTGCCAATCAGCGGTTATATCCCGATGACCGGGTATTTGATTCCTACCGAAGAAGCCGAGCCGATATATTCATACATATCATCCGACGCCGATACGGTTCATCATGGCGCAGTTAATGGTATTCGCTATTTGGGCGATGATTATCAGTTTGTCCTGTTGAATTTTCCTCTGACTTTGATGGATGGTGAGACGGCCGTGGCGGTTTTGCACCGGGCTCTTATGGATATGGGGATTGATGTTCTTTGCGGCGATGCCAATGGCGACAACCGGACTGACGTAGCCGATGCCGTCACGCTATTGCATTATCTGTTTCGAGGCGGATCGCCGCCTTCTGATGAAGCGCATGCTGATGTTGATTGCGATGGAGAAATAGTATTAGCCGATGCAATTATGATAATAAATTTCATATTCCGTGACGGTGCTCTTTTGAAGTGCTGCCAGAATTGATTATTTTCTACCTATTATGACAAGCTGAGTGGCCCAGGCAATACCGATTTTATTTATGCGATTGCGGAGAGTATTACCCTCATCTATGAGGGTTTTATGATCCGACTGACCGTTTAACTTTTCCAAATATTCGTCAATGACATTATTGATATATTGGATCGTATCTTTGTCCTGGGGGTCGGTATCGGGATCGACGTAATCGTAGAAATCAAGCGAAGAAAGACTCAGGATTTCGACATAACTGATAATCTCATTTTTTGTCATGGTTTGGTTATGAGTGATGCCCTCCAGCCGATTTATTTTGGCCCACCAATGATGCAAATCAACATGGTTTAACTGGAGCTGGCTTTGATTGTCGCGAATCATTTCGGCAACTATAAAGGTTCCCCCCGGCCGGAGGATTCGCATCATTTCATTCAGCGTTTCATTGATGTTGCCCAGATGATGGAGGGAATTGCAAATGGCAACCGTGTCAAAACTATCATCATCAAAGGTCAGTTTGGCCCCATCCATTTGGGCAAATGAGATATTTTTGCCTTCGTATTTTTCCCTGGTCTTATTGAATTTAGATTCAACAATATCGATGCCGATTATTTCATCAAAGGCCGGTAATCTGTCGGTTAGTAATTCTATAAACCCGCCCTCGCCGGTGGCGACATCCAGAATCTTCCCGCCGGCGATTTGGGAAAAGGGATAATCAATTTCCTTCATTTTTGGCTCCTCGGCGCCGCTCCAGTTGTTATATACGTGATAATTTATGAATTGATTCATGAGAAAATGATAATAGAAGAAATAAGAAATTGAGGCTATGACGGATTAATCGGCGCAGCTAACAATTAGTCAATGCTTATGCCGCCGACCGGGGTAGTTTCCGAAAAGATATCGGAGAACCATTTAATGGTTTCCTTCAAACCGATCCTTAAATCAAAATCGACGGAGTATCCCAACCCGCTTATGGCCGCCTGGATATCGGCTCCGCTGTGAAGAATATCTCCGGGGCGGGGATCGACGTATTTGGGATTGATATCGATATTTAAAACACCGGAGATTAATTTCAAAAGGTTATTTAGTGTAATACGTTGGCCGCTGGCGATATTGAAACATTGGCCCGGAGCATTGGGGGCGGTACAGGCTTTCAGGTTGGCGTTGACGACATTCTCGATATAAACAAAATCACGGGACTGTTCACCATCGCCGAATATCACCGGCGGTTTGCCGTGTAAAATCGCTTTGATGAAAATAGGAATAGCCGCCGAATATTGGCTGGCCGGATCCTGACGCGGTCCGAAAACGTTGAAATAACGCAGCGAAACCGTCTCCAGTCCATAGAGCTGATAATAAATTTTGCAATATTCCTCGCCGGTTAATTTATTGACGGCATACGGAGACAAGGGATCGGGTTTCATCGTTTCAATTTTGGGAAGCTCTTCCGAATCGCCGTAGATAGCCGATGAACAGGCAAAGATAACTCTTTTGACATTGGCCTGCCGGGCCGATTCCAGGATATTTAAAGTCCCGCCAATATTGACGGCGTTGGCGGTCAAAGGATTTTGAACGGAACGGGCGACCGAGGGCAGGGCGGCGTGGTGCAAAACGTAATCGATATCATTCATCGCCTCTTCGACCGTCCAGAAATCCCGAATATCACCTTCGATAACTTTGATTTTATCGAGCAACGGTTCAATGTTGTCGAGGTTGCCTGACGAAAAATTGTCCAGTACGCGGACGGAATCGCCTCGTTTGACAAGTTCAAAAGCGAGATTGCTGCCGATGAATCCGGCTCCGCCGGTGATTAAATAGTTCATATCCTACCCTGTAATAAGCGTCCTGTTATCGTTTGTTTAGTTTATCGGTTACGGCGATTAAAGGTTTTAACGTTTTTTCCGGTGAAACGTTTGCTATTTTTGAAGAATAGCTTGATTGCCTTGGTATAATCATCCGGCCGCCCAATATCAAGCCACTCGCCCTTATGATGGTAAACGGCGGGATTAATTTTCAATTTTAGCAGTTTATTGACCAGTTGCGGGAAATCAAATTTTTGATTGGTTGGGATATATTTGAGTATTTCTCTCTTAAAGGCATAGATCCCCATAGAAACAAGATACTCGACATTCGGTTTTTCCCGGTAAGCTGTGATTTTATCGCCGGCGGTTTCGATGACCCCGAAATCAATCGGCAATTTTCTTTGGTATGACGCGACGGTCGCGATGGCCTTATTATTTTTGTGATAGTCGATAAATCTTTTGAAATCGATATCAGTCAATATATCGCCGTTCAAAACCAGAAAATCTTTGCCGAGATTTTTGATAAGTTTTAGCGGTCCGGCTGTACCGAGAGGTTTTTTTTCTTCCGAATACCTGATGCGCAGATCGAAATCACCCGCGGCGGTAACCATTTTGATAAGCTTGGATGCTTCGTGACCGACGGTCAAAATAGCCTCGTCGATTCCGGCCTGGGATAATTGCGAAAGCACAATTTCCAGAATCGGGTAGCTGCCGATCGGCATCAATGGTTTGGGAAAGACGTAGGTGAAAGGTTCCAGGCGTGAGCCTTTGCCGCCTGCGAGAATGACCGCTTTCATTAGAGTTGATAATCCTCTTTTTTAGTTTTGTCGATACGGGCATTGAAATACTCAATGGTTTTTTCGAGCCCTTTTGATATATCGATTATTTTCGCGAGCCCAAAAGTTTCTACTGCCCGTTTTCTGTCGCCAAGAAGCCGGTCAATGTCGGATTTTTTGGGTCTGACGCGGCGTTTATCGGTTTTAATAATCAGTTTATTCCCCAGTAAATTTCCAACTTGTTTGACAATTTCTTCAATCGAATAATCCTTGCCAGAGCAAATATTGAATTGTTCACCGTTGCTTTTGGAAGAGAGGGCTATTTTTATTAGAGCCGCCGCGGTATCGCCGACAAAATTAAGATCCCGGCGAGTATGTATATTTCCCAGGGATATGGTTTTTCCGCGCAGAGCCTGAATGATGATAGTCGGGATAACGGCTCGGGCCGATTGCCGGGGGCCATAAGTATTAAACGGCCGGGCGATGACGACCGGGAGATTGTATGAGCGATGAAAGGATTCGGCCAATTTATCGGAGGCGATTTTGGAGGCGGCATAAGGGGATTGAGCAACCTGGGGATGATTTTCATCAATCGGCAGATACTGGGCCGATCCATAAACTTCTGACGTCGAAAGCTGAACTATTCTTTTGATATTCTTTTCCCTGGCAGCGTTGAGGATGTTTATGGTTCCGACGGTATTGACATTGAGAAAATCACCGGGAGAAATATAAGAATAAGGTATGGCAATCTGGGCGGCGAGGTGGATAATGATGTCATTTTTGCCAACCGCCCGCTTTACGTCTTCATAACTGCGAATATCGCCCGGGACAATATTAAGGCGTCGTTTCTCGGGTATATTGATTTCGTCGAGAAATCCGGCCTGTCCGGTTGATGTATAGCGAACAAAGGCGGTTACTTTGGCACCCGCGTTGAGAAGAAGTTCAGTGACATGAGACCCGATAAATCCGCCCGCGCCGGTAACCAGAATTTTTTTGTCCCTGGTATTTTGCATACAAACATCCCTGTTTGTTATTTTATCGGCCAAAAGCCAATATGCCTAATTGTTTTTAAGAAAAGGGTCTTATCCAAAAATGACAATAAAAAAAGCCCGATTAAAATCGAGCTTTTCAATTTTGAATGTTTTCCTGCTTATGCCATTGCTTCTTCCGGCATTTCATTCATCATAGCAGTAGTATCTCCGACCAATTTGCCAAGATCGAGAAGGATGAGCAGGCGGTCATCGAGACGCGCCACGCCGGTGATATAGTTGGCTCCGGAATCAATTGTTACATTCGGCGGCGGCTCGACAATTGAACCCGGTATGCGCAAGACTTCATTGACCGAGTCAACGACGAGTCCAATAACCTCACCGTTAATATCAACGACAACGATACGGGTGTCCTTATCCTCCTCCTTCTCCTCCAGATTGAATTTCCGGCGAGTATTGATAATCGGAATCACTTTGCCGCGGAGATTTATTACCCCGTCAACATAGTGCGGCGCCTGAGGAACCTTGGTTATATCAGGCATACGGTTGATTTCCTGGACCTTGAGAATATCGATACCATATTCTTCAGATCCAATTTTAAAACTGACGAGTTGCAACAGTTCTTCGGTCGCAACATTGTTAATCTTGGTTTCTGTCATAATCCTCTCCAAACCCTCTATTTTATTGTCCTTATTTGGCCCTTCGATATATAATTAATCGGTAGATTTTTACTTTCCATGAATCGAATGTACAATATTTGCACATGGGTTTTTTTATCCAGTATATTCATCATTATAAGATTTTCAACCGGGGAAAATCCCCGGGCAGGATGCATAACTTCCCATAAGACAGGGTATTATAAAGACCTCTGATAGTCAGAGACTTGAACCATCTAATTAGAGTCAACCTCTTGATTTTTCAAAGTTATGGGCTATCTTGGCAATTCAATTATTCGTATGGTTTTTTTTTAAGAAAGGATGGCTTTCGGAGATGAAATTTACAAAATGTATTCTAATCGGGGCGCTTATTTTCTCATTTGCTTTAACATCTTTGGCGGTATCGGAAAATATAATTCCTTACACGAATGAAATATCTTATTTCAGGAATTTTGACGATAACGGCAAAAATCGCGGGACGACGCTGCAGATTATTTCGATAAATGAATTTAATCTCGGGACGAATTTCATATTTGAATTTACCGGTGATTTTAACTGGGAACTCGATTTTACAAATGACAGGGACTATTATATTGAGCTTTCCATTGTTAAGCCGGTTTATAAATCAATCTCATTGAACTATCAGCGAATATATGGAACATTCTATAAACCTCCGGTCAATCAGGTCGGGGTTAGATTGTCTTTGTTCGGCGGGTCTTAATTTGGAAAACAGAAAAAAACTCGCCCGAGGCGGGGTTTTGGCAAAATCACTTTATATCAATTATTGAATTCAATCTCTCGGGCGAAGGCGATATACTTGTCAATATCCTCTTCAAGAATAGGTCCCTGATGAGGGCAGATCCGTTCCGGGGATAATCTTTCAATTTTATTAAGAGCCTGATGAAACGCTTTTTTTGAACAGATTCCCTGAGTGGGCGCGGGTGTTATTCCTTCCCGGCTTTCAGAACCGGCATAAAGATTCCATTCGTCACCGGGGATATAAAACAGGTTGCCGGAAAATATTGTGCCACTTTCAGCGTCATGCAGAAATCCTGAACCGGCGCATTCCAGGTTCGGCGTTTCATAGTAGGTCAGGTTTCTTCCCGATTTCAAGATGATGCTGTCTCCGCCATCAAGGCCGATAACGGGATGCCTGCATCCGTAATGACGAATGGAATCTACCGTTCGGGAAGGCGCGTAGATTCGAACGTTGGAATCGCATATCCCCTCGAATAAAGGAGTCGCGGCGCACCGGCTCGGATCATTATGGAGCAACACGATATGCTGAATTAATTCGGGGTTTATCACCGAAGTAACTTTACTTTTGATTATCCTGTGACTTTGTTCCGCGCGCGAGCCGGGATTAATCAGCACTCCCTCCCGACCGTCCATTAATAGATAAGGATTATGCGAGCGGTTGGTTGCCTTATCAAAATGGCCAACCCACCAGATATTGGGCGCGACGGTGTGGGCTTTTTGATCGTCGAATTTTTTCCGCTCGACTAACGCTATTGAAACCTTTTCCTGATTCATTCTATCTCCTGCTGTTAGCTATAAAGATTATCGGACAAAAGCGGGTTTTTTTTATAATCATGGAGGGATTAAAACAAATTCATCGAGGGAAAATTTATGATGGAGGGACTCTATGCACGATTAATCGAAATTGAGAATTATTGGTTATTCCTGATCGGTGGAATCGTAAATTTCCGACTGTTGCCTTTCATAGTACAGTTCCAGGTCATCGGGCAAATCAGACCATAGGTGGATGATTACCGATTCCGGCTCATCGTTTCTGACGATATTGACATGAGCTCCGTCGGGAAGCTTGTTTAAAATCAAGGTGAATAGCGCTTTGATATTACGGGGCGCGGTTCCGTCGATATTTCTGAT
Coding sequences within it:
- a CDS encoding dockerin type I repeat-containing protein codes for the protein MGKYQFTVRLFLAAIVMLMAGFLLAADEGGYSKNSEDKVSLNDQTILPGDPRKVAVHDAGKFYTTIYETNIGLNGAGNSVDPETGELLKPLTYPKGSDLKYAYVGSLWIGGVADSDSFVTVGDDGWIGDRELFPEDYIRGNTYRTGNYADDEFISTVVDTFYGSEGPTFYHRPLGLEVVHRTYSWSDPLYDDFVIMEYTITNIQDKNITDGWAGIFLDADVNHISFNQSGYMDDCAGTLEVGLNDNVPSQKSLIAYIMDNDGDPIRSGGELVWDYRSPRGAISVRLLEASFDVERINFNWWCSSGNPDDGIFGPRQLGNYWPSPSASSYWRLDQRKYDDLSYPEIDYNQLETNLFDTTNGWRNPPVETAIDVADGCDTRFLLSFGPFDLPPGDSVTFAVALVAADNVHANPDDFANFYEMYDPIPFEKSLDFSELILHHRRAEQVYKSGLKKPTPGPPQGMKIVDYDDDYVDLTWNASIRPDLAGYNLYSRDKTYNGEWQKFNSYLMMDTICRFDVPYSTNEYDWAVSLSDRRHRESGLSLPVSLTPARPHPVKEFSISVIDAVPVLSWTPSVDSANVEFVVYRGERGDSLYPYDLTSEHSYRDYNVVSGDRYYYSVAVKNELGLESLLSDILYAIPMAMNEGILLCDFNGWSHSQTGPFYTSYLETLYNNALSRLPSRMEMYDRFYHTINEFADYNILIFDSESRWNLIDPRAFDDLRTYFDGGGKAIIISSIFRSPSDETITWTFDDNDFFKQYLKLDGLVTNALVFDGAYFYGDLMGCASLHSDYEDILADTAKLTASQLPISGYIPMTGYLIPTEEAEPIYSYISSDADTVHHGAVNGIRYLGDDYQFVLLNFPLTLMDGETAVAVLHRALMDMGIDVLCGDANGDNRTDVADAVTLLHYLFRGGSPPSDEAHADVDCDGEIVLADAIMIINFIFRDGALLKCCQN
- a CDS encoding class I SAM-dependent methyltransferase; translated protein: MNQFINYHVYNNWSGAEEPKMKEIDYPFSQIAGGKILDVATGEGGFIELLTDRLPAFDEIIGIDIVESKFNKTREKYEGKNISFAQMDGAKLTFDDDSFDTVAICNSLHHLGNINETLNEMMRILRPGGTFIVAEMIRDNQSQLQLNHVDLHHWWAKINRLEGITHNQTMTKNEIISYVEILSLSSLDFYDYVDPDTDPQDKDTIQYINNVIDEYLEKLNGQSDHKTLIDEGNTLRNRINKIGIAWATQLVIIGRK
- a CDS encoding SDR family oxidoreductase; translation: MNYLITGGAGFIGSNLAFELVKRGDSVRVLDNFSSGNLDNIEPLLDKIKVIEGDIRDFWTVEEAMNDIDYVLHHAALPSVARSVQNPLTANAVNIGGTLNILESARQANVKRVIFACSSAIYGDSEELPKIETMKPDPLSPYAVNKLTGEEYCKIYYQLYGLETVSLRYFNVFGPRQDPASQYSAAIPIFIKAILHGKPPVIFGDGEQSRDFVYIENVVNANLKACTAPNAPGQCFNIASGQRITLNNLLKLISGVLNIDINPKYVDPRPGDILHSGADIQAAISGLGYSVDFDLRIGLKETIKWFSDIFSETTPVGGISID
- a CDS encoding nucleotidyltransferase family protein — translated: MKAVILAGGKGSRLEPFTYVFPKPLMPIGSYPILEIVLSQLSQAGIDEAILTVGHEASKLIKMVTAAGDFDLRIRYSEEKKPLGTAGPLKLIKNLGKDFLVLNGDILTDIDFKRFIDYHKNNKAIATVASYQRKLPIDFGVIETAGDKITAYREKPNVEYLVSMGIYAFKREILKYIPTNQKFDFPQLVNKLLKLKINPAVYHHKGEWLDIGRPDDYTKAIKLFFKNSKRFTGKNVKTFNRRNR
- a CDS encoding SDR family NAD(P)-dependent oxidoreductase; protein product: MQNTRDKKILVTGAGGFIGSHVTELLLNAGAKVTAFVRYTSTGQAGFLDEINIPEKRRLNIVPGDIRSYEDVKRAVGKNDIIIHLAAQIAIPYSYISPGDFLNVNTVGTINILNAAREKNIKRIVQLSTSEVYGSAQYLPIDENHPQVAQSPYAASKIASDKLAESFHRSYNLPVVIARPFNTYGPRQSARAVIPTIIIQALRGKTISLGNIHTRRDLNFVGDTAAALIKIALSSKSNGEQFNICSGKDYSIEEIVKQVGNLLGNKLIIKTDKRRVRPKKSDIDRLLGDRKRAVETFGLAKIIDISKGLEKTIEYFNARIDKTKKEDYQL
- a CDS encoding chemotaxis protein CheW, whose translation is MTETKINNVATEELLQLVSFKIGSEEYGIDILKVQEINRMPDITKVPQAPHYVDGVINLRGKVIPIINTRRKFNLEEKEEDKDTRIVVVDINGEVIGLVVDSVNEVLRIPGSIVEPPPNVTIDSGANYITGVARLDDRLLILLDLGKLVGDTTAMMNEMPEEAMA